From a region of the Lactuca sativa cultivar Salinas chromosome 4, Lsat_Salinas_v11, whole genome shotgun sequence genome:
- the LOC111906380 gene encoding leucine-rich repeat receptor-like serine/threonine-protein kinase BAM1, with the protein MRVFLLSLLLQLLATSSAIKSGRLPEFRALLSLKTSITDDPQSSLSSWNISTSHCTWFGVTCDSRRRVTALEISGVNITGALSSDIGSLRNLVNLTVAANNFIGPIPPEISLISGLRVLNLSNNIFNETFPPELATLKLLEVLDLYNNNLTGDLPVGVSEMASLRHLHLGGNYFSGVIPPEYGRFPSLEYLAVSGNELTGTIPPEIGNITTLKQLYLGYYNGYSGGIPPEIGNLSNLIRFDAANCGLSGEVPPAIGNLKNLDTLFLQVNGLSGSLTKELGTLISLKSMDLSNNMFTGEIPESFKELANLTLLNLFRNKLHGSIPEYIGELPELEVLQLWENNFTGSIPQELGKNGNLQILDVSSNKLTGSLPVNLCTGNKLETLITLGNFLFGPIPESLGECQSLSRIRMGENYLNGSIPKGLFSLPQLSQVELQDNLLSGEFPVTDFVSGSLGQVSLSNNHLTGQLPASISNLTGVQKLLLDGNKFTGAIPPEIGQLQQLSKIDFSHNSFSGEITPDISKCKLLTYVDLSRNQFSGEIPTQITGMHILNYLNLSRNLLVGTIPTSISLMQSLTSVDFSYNNLSGLVPGTGQFSYFNYTSFLGNPDLCGPYLGPCKDGAMNNTHQKHSKGPLSSSVKLLLVIGLLLCSIAFAIAAILKARSIKKGNEARAWKLTTFQRLDFTCDDVLDSLKEDNIIGKGGAGVVYKGVMPNNEHVAVKRLPVMSRGSAHDHGFNAEIQTLGRIRHRHIVRLLGFCSNHETNLLVYEYMPNGSLGEMLHGKKGGHLHWDTRYKIALEAAKGLCYLHHDCSPLILHRDVKSNNILLDSNFEAHVADFGLAKFLQDSGTSECMSAIAGSYGYIAPEYAYTLKVDEKSDVYSFGVVLLELVTGKKPVGEFGDGVDIVQWVRKMTDGNKEGVLKIMDTRLSTVPIHEVMHVFYAAMLCVEEQAVERPTMREVVQILTELPKPPPSAATTASSTDPSSPVDVEVEKKGEDKLGDLLSL; encoded by the exons ATGAGGGTCTTTCTTCTCTCCCTCCTGTTACAATTACTAGCCACTTCCTCCGCCATTAAATCAGGCCGCTTGCCGGAGTTTCGAGCTCTGCTTTCCCTGAAAACCTCCATTACAGACGACCCACAGTCTTCTCTTTCCTCATGGAACATCTCCACTAGCCACTGTACTTGGTTTGGCGTTACCTGCGACTCTCGACGTCGCGTCACCGCCTTAGAAATCTCCGGTGTCAACATCACCGGCGCTCTTTCCTCTGACATTGGTAGCCTCCGCAACCTCGTTAATCTCACTGTCGCTGCTAACAACTTTATCGGACCTATCCCACCGGAGATTTCGTTAATCTCTGGTCTTCGTGTTCTTAATCTGTCAAACAATATCTTTAATGAAACCTTCCCGCCGGAGCTCGCAACCCTTAAGCTTCTTGAAGTGCTTGACCTTTACAACAACAATCTCACCGGTGACCTTCCTGTTGGCGTTTCCGAAATGGCGTCACTTCGTCATCTTCACCTCGGCGGAAACTACTTTTCCGGTGTTATTCCACCGGAGTACGGCCGGTTTCCGTCACTTGAATATTTGGCCGTATCCGGGAACGAGCTCACCGGTACTATTCCGCCGGAAATCGGAAACATAACTACTCTTAAACAGCTATACCTCGGTTATTACAATGGTTACTCCGGTGGTATTCCTCCGGAAATCGGTAACTTGTCTAACCTAATCCGTTTCGACGCCGCCAACTGCGGTCTCTCCGGTGAAGTTCCTCCTGCAATCGGGAATCTTAAAAACCTAGACACGTTATTTTTACAAGTAAACGGACTTTCTGGATCTCTAACGAAAGAGCTTGGGACTTTAATCAGCTTAAAATCAATGGATCTATCGAACAATATGTTCACCGGAGAGATACCGGAGTCATTCAAAGAGCTCGCCAACCTAACTCTTCTCAACCTTTTTCGAAACAAACTCCACGGTTCTATACCGGAGTACATCGGAGAGCTGCCGGAGTTAGAGGTGTTGCAGCTTTGGGAAAACAATTTCACCGGCAGCATTCCTCAAGAGCTTGGCAAGAACGGGAACCTACAGATTCTCGATGTGTCTTCGAACAAATTAACTGGTTCGCTTCCTGTTAATTTGTGTACAGGTAATAAActcgaaaccctaatcacttTAGGGAACTTCTTGTTTGGGCCTATTCCAGAATCTCTGGGTGAATGTCAATCGTTAAGTCGAATCCGAATGGGAGAGAATTATCTAAATGGTTCGATTCCGAAAGGGCTTTTTAGTTTGCCCCAATTGTCACAGGTCGAACTTCAAGACAATCTCCTCTCCGGTGAGTTTCCGGTGACAGATTTTGTTTCGGGCAGTCTCGGTCAGGTTAGCCTGTCCAACAACCACCTCACCGGTCAATTACCGGCTTCCATTAGTAACTTGACCGGCGTCCAGAAGCTTCTGCTTGATGGCAATAAGTTCACCGGAGCCATTCCACCAGAAATAGGTCAACTCCAGCAGTTGTCGAAGATTGATTTCAGTCACAATAGTTTCTCCGGCGAGATTACACCGGACATCAGTAAGTGTAAGCTTTTGACATATGTCGATCTTAGCCGGAATCAGTTCTCCGGTGAAATCCCGACTCAAATCACAGGTATGCATATCCTCAATTACTTGAATCTCTCCCGAAATCTTCTCGTGGGGACAATTCCAACCTCCATATCATTAATGCAAAGCTTGACCTCCGTCGATTTCTCCTACAACAATCTCTCCGGCCTTGTTCCCGGCACCGGTCAGTTCAGTTACTTCAATTACACTTCATTTTTGGGGAATCCCGATCTGTGTGGACCTTATTTAGGTCCATGTAAAGATGGCGCCATGAACAACACTCATCAAAAACATTCAAAAGGACCACTCTCATCTTCCGTCAAGCTTCTTCTCGTCATCGGATTACTCCTCTGCTCTATCGCATTTGCCATTGCGGCCATTCTCAAAGCTCGATCCATCAAAAAAGGAAACGAAGCTCGAGCATGGAAGCTCACAACCTTCCAACGCCTTGACTTCACCTGTGATGACGTTCTCGATAGCCTGAAAGAAGACAACATCATCGGAAAAGGAGGCGCCGGAGTCGTTTACAAAGGCGTCATGCCAAACAACGAACACGTCGCTGTCAAACGGTTACCCGTCATGAGCCGTGGTTCAGCTCACGACCATGGATTCAACGCTGAAATCCAAACCCTAGGTAGAATCCGACATCGCCATATCGTGAGATTACTAGGGTTTTGCTCAAATCATGAAACGAATCTTCTGGTTTACGAGTATATGCCTAATGGAAGTTTAGGAGAAATGCTTCATGGCAAAAAAGGTGGCCATTTGCATTGGGACACGAGATATAAAATCGCATTGGAAGCAGCAAAGGGTCTCTGCTATCTCCACCATGATTGCTCGCCATTAATCCTCCATCGTGATGTCAAATCCAACAACATACTCTTGGATTCCAATTTTGAAGCACATGTCGCCGATTTTGGGCTCGCAAAGTTCTTACAGGATTCCGGCACCTCCGAATGCATGTCCGCCATTGCCGGTTCTTATGGATATATCGCACCAg AGTACGCATACACGCTAAAGGTTGATGAAAAGAGTGATGTGTATAGTTTTGGTGTGGTTCTTTTGGAACTAGTAACCGGTAAAAAACCAGTTGGTGAATTTGGTGATGGGGTCGATATTGTTCAATGGGTAAGAAAGATGACCGATGGCAACAAAGAAGGTGTTTTAAAAATCATGGATACAAGATTATCAACTGTCCCGATTCATGAAGTGATGCATGTGTTTTACGCCGCCATGTTGTGTGTTGAAGAACAGGCGGTGGAACGCCCGACTATGAGAGAGGTTGTTCAGATCTTGACGGAGCTTCCAAAACCACCACCATCTGCCGCCACCACTGCCTCCTCCACGGATCCATCATCTCCGGTGGATGTGGAGGTGGAGAAGAAAGGGGAAGACAAGTTGGGTGACCTTTTAAGtttgtga